Proteins from a genomic interval of Cardiocondyla obscurior isolate alpha-2009 linkage group LG21, Cobs3.1, whole genome shotgun sequence:
- the Mrps11 gene encoding uncharacterized protein Mrps11 isoform X1 — MRRRRRRPARLARFSGLRDSALAEARSTAALTRLCGITSRNIYTTQLCGKEIRSRNEKVKVGRITKYGLAEGEATPETMNLGEKEELFPDADTPNRLFNGVRYKELHIVNIKATPNNTIMTFTNSVGDVISLHTAGIEGFKNAKKGTNIAAQQAATTLANRILDYGVNTVRIRVQGIGPGRMSSIKGFQMMGLNIVSITDDTRVSWNPPRPRKMKRL, encoded by the exons GATTGGCGAGGTTTTCTGGACTACGAGATAGCGCTTTGGCTGAAGCCCGATCGACTGCGGCGTTAACACGTTTGTGCGGCATAACCTCCAGAAATATTTACACTACTCAGCTGTGTGGCAAAGAGATCAGATCTCGGAATGAAAAAGTTAAAGTCGGCCGGATCACGAAATACGGACTCGCCGAAGGAGAAGCTACACCCGAAACGATGAACCTCGGTGAGAA GGAGGAATTATTTCCTGACGCAGATACGCCGAATCGACTCTTTAACGGCGTTCGATATAAGGAGCTGCacattgttaatataaaagcCACGcctaataatacaattatgaCTTTTACTAACTCTGTTGGCGACGTGATATCGTTGCATACGGCTGGTATAGAGGGATTTAAAAATGCTAAAAAAGGGACGAATATTGCTGCTCAGCAAGCAGCTACAACTCTTGCCAAT cgtaTTCTTGACTATGGTGTAAATACAGTGAGAATACGAGTACAAGGCATTGGACCTGGTAGAATG TCTTCTATAAAAGGTTTTCAAATGATGGGATTGAATATAGTATCAATCACAGACGATACGAGAGTAAGTTGGAATCCGCCAAGACCAAGAAAAATGAAGAGGCtatga
- the Mrps11 gene encoding uncharacterized protein Mrps11 isoform X2, with amino-acid sequence MIKSVLGLARFSGLRDSALAEARSTAALTRLCGITSRNIYTTQLCGKEIRSRNEKVKVGRITKYGLAEGEATPETMNLGEKEELFPDADTPNRLFNGVRYKELHIVNIKATPNNTIMTFTNSVGDVISLHTAGIEGFKNAKKGTNIAAQQAATTLANRILDYGVNTVRIRVQGIGPGRMSSIKGFQMMGLNIVSITDDTRVSWNPPRPRKMKRL; translated from the exons ATGATTAAATCCGTTCTAGGATTGGCGAGGTTTTCTGGACTACGAGATAGCGCTTTGGCTGAAGCCCGATCGACTGCGGCGTTAACACGTTTGTGCGGCATAACCTCCAGAAATATTTACACTACTCAGCTGTGTGGCAAAGAGATCAGATCTCGGAATGAAAAAGTTAAAGTCGGCCGGATCACGAAATACGGACTCGCCGAAGGAGAAGCTACACCCGAAACGATGAACCTCGGTGAGAA GGAGGAATTATTTCCTGACGCAGATACGCCGAATCGACTCTTTAACGGCGTTCGATATAAGGAGCTGCacattgttaatataaaagcCACGcctaataatacaattatgaCTTTTACTAACTCTGTTGGCGACGTGATATCGTTGCATACGGCTGGTATAGAGGGATTTAAAAATGCTAAAAAAGGGACGAATATTGCTGCTCAGCAAGCAGCTACAACTCTTGCCAAT cgtaTTCTTGACTATGGTGTAAATACAGTGAGAATACGAGTACAAGGCATTGGACCTGGTAGAATG TCTTCTATAAAAGGTTTTCAAATGATGGGATTGAATATAGTATCAATCACAGACGATACGAGAGTAAGTTGGAATCCGCCAAGACCAAGAAAAATGAAGAGGCtatga